From Poecilia reticulata strain Guanapo unplaced genomic scaffold, Guppy_female_1.0+MT scaffold_304, whole genome shotgun sequence, the proteins below share one genomic window:
- the LOC103460833 gene encoding N-chimaerin: protein MALNVFDHDEYRPPVWKSYLYQLQQEAPHPRRITCTSEVENRPKYYGREFHGMISREEADQLLSQAEGSYLIRESQRQPGTYTLALRFGNQTRNFRLYHDGKHFVGEKRFESIHDLVTDGLITLYIETKAAEYIAKMTINPIYERVGYTTLNQEPTLKKLLPHSPEMPDGPVPIKDGRNTDRLTSLVRRATLRESDMVPKYEKVHNFKVHTFRGPHWCEYCANFMWGLIAQGVKCADCGLNVHKQCSKVVPNDCQPDLRHVKKVYSCDLTTLVKAHNTKRPMVVDMCIQELEARGLQSEGLYRISGFSELIEDVKLAFDRDGEKADISSNAYEDINIITGALKLYFRELPIPLITYDAYPRFIETAKITDAEKRLESLHEALKLLPPAHIETLRYLMAHLKRVTDYEKENLMSSENLGIVFGPTLMRAPELDAMTALNDIRYQRLVVETLITNEDVLF from the exons ATGGCCTTAAATGTCTTTG ATCACGATGAGTACAGGCCACCAGTCTGGAAGTCCTACT TGTACCAGCTCCAGCAGGAGGCGCCACACCCTCGCAGGATCACTTGCACATCAGAG GTGGAAAACCGACCTAAGTACTATGGAAGAGA GTTCCATGGGATGATATCGAGAGAGGAGGCCGATCAGCTCCTGAGTCAGGCTGAAGGCAGCTACCTCATCAGGGAGAGCCAGAGGCAGCCAGGCACCTACACTCTGGCTTTAAG GTTTGGAAACCAGACGAGGAATTTCCGTCTCTACCACGATGGGAAACACTTTGTTGGTGAGAAAAGGTTTGAGTCCATCCATGACCTCGTCACGGACGGCCTCATCACGCTCTACATTGAGACAAAG GCGGCGGAGTACATCGCCAAGATGACCATCAACCCCATCTATGAACGCGTGGGCTACACCACTCTGAACCAGGAGCCCACTCTGAAGAAACTCCTGCCACACAGCCCAGAGATGCCTGACGGACCGGTCCCTATCAAAGATGGCCGAAACACAGATAGG CTCACGTCTCTGGTGCGGCGCGCCACGCTGAGGGAGAGCGACATGGTGCCCAAGTATGAGAAGGTCCACAACTTCAAG GTTCACACGTTCAGAGGTCCTCACTGGTGTGAATACTGTGCCAACTTCATGTGGGGTCTGATCGCTCAGGGAGTGAAATGTGCAG ACTGCGGGCTGAACGTTCACAAGCAGTGCTCCAAGGTCGTCCCCAACGACTGCCAGCCGGACCTGCGACACGTCAAGAAGGTCTACAGCTGCGACCTGACCACGCTGGTCAAAGCCCACAACACCAAGAGGCCCATGGTGGTCGACATGTGCATACAGGAACTCGAAGCTCGAG GTCTTCAGTCTGAGGGTCTGTACAGAATATCAGGCTTCAGTGAGCTGATCGAGGACGTCAAGCTGGCCTTTGACAGAG ACGGAGAGAAAGCAGACATTTCATCAAACGCTTACGAGGACATAAACATCATCACCGGCGCCCTCAAGCTGTACTTCAGGGAACTGCCGATCCCCCTCATCACTTACGACGCCTACCCACGCTTCATAGAGACCGCAA AAATTACAGACGCAGAAAAACGACTGGAGTCTCTGCATGAGGCcttgaagctgctgccccccgCCCACATCGAGACACTCAGATACCTCATGGCTCACCTCAAGAG GGTCACGGATTACGAGAAGGAGAACCTCATGTCCAGCGAGAATCTGGGTATCGTCTTCGGCCCAACGCTGATGAGAGCCCCTGAACTGGACGCCATGACGGCCCTCAATGACATCCGATACCAGAGACTGGTGGTGGAGACGCTCATTACCAATGAAGATGTGCTGTTCTGA